In Pleurocapsa sp. PCC 7319, the following are encoded in one genomic region:
- the gltB gene encoding glutamate synthase large subunit, translating into MDKLAMESKEVISRNVYQNNREYESNTKPFQGQRWLVEERDACGVGFIAYQDGRQSNKLIKQALKALGCMEHRGGCSADRDSGDGAGIMTSLPQKLFATWFAENSISQPQSEAWGVGMIFLPQAEEQAEEAKKFVEKIVEAENLTVLGWREVPVSPEVLGEQAKAYQPHIEQIVVTSPENLAGDDLERKLYVARSRVGKQLSDDFYICSFSCRTIVYKGMVRSVVLREFYQDLANPDYESSFAVYHRRFSTNTMPKWPFAQPMRILGHNGEINTLLGNINWMSNREKELVANFSEASLPNWNQAEIKSLTPIVNNDNSDSYNLDSAMELLVRSGRSIPEAAMILVPEAYKNQPSLQEYPEIVDFYEYHSGQQEPWDGPALLVFSDGKTVGATLDRNGLRPARYSITKDGYVVVGSETGVVDLPDTEVIEKGRLGPGQTIVVDLQSKEILRNWEVKQRIAQVKPYGKWIEQYRQSLESQEFGTANLITEAELLQQQTAFGYTAEDVELIIQSMAINGKEPTFCMGDDIPLAVLSNKPRLLYDYFKQRFAQVTNPAIDPLREKLVMSLSMQLGSKGNILNLQPEDARLLKLESPILNDEELASIQTSSFKTQKLSTLYKIATGPNGLKDAVAQLCEKATAAIQAGVEIIILSDHPGTQNIGAEYSYIPPLLAVGAVHHHLTRQGLRLRASLVIDTAQCWSTHHFACLIGYGASAVCPYLALESVRQWWNNPKTQNLMQNERIEFVSLDQAQKNYRKSIEAGLLKILSKMGISLLSSYHGAQIFEALGLGVDLVDLAFAGTTSRLGGLTVAELAQEVIAIHQRAFPELQGKKLENYGFVKYKKGGEYHMNSPEMSKALHKAVASKQYDHYELYKRQLQGRPATALRDLLDFKPDRQSIPLEEVELVTSIVKRFCTGGMSLGSLSREAHETLAIAMNRIGGKSNSGEGGEDSTRFQILDDVDSEGKSPTLPHLNGLQNGDTASSAIKQVASGRFGVTPEYLMSAKQLEIKLAQGAKPGEGGQLPGKKVSPYIASLRRSKPGVTLISPPPHHDIYSIEDLAQLIFDLHQINPTAKVSVKLVAEIGIGTIAAGVAKANSDVIQISGHDGGTGASPLSSIKHAGVPWELGLTEVHRVLLENQLRDRVLLRADGGLKTGWDVIMAALMGAEEYGFGSIAMIAEGCIMARVCHLNTCPVGVATQQQHLRDRFKGVPEHVVNFFYFVAEEVRSLLAKLGYRKLEEIIGRTDLLRQNPEASIAKTEGLDLSCLIDLPNVKADRSWLQHGDVHTNGAVLDDELLADPAITKAIANQTKVSKDVTIINTDRSVGARISGAIATKYGNSGFAGEIKLKFQGAAGQSFAAFNLPGMKMILRGEANDYVGKGMHGGEIIITPAKGSTYDFASNVIIGNTCLYGATGGTLYANGRAGERFAVRNSMGKAVIEGAGDHCCEYMTGGVVVVLGEVGRNVGAGMTGGLGYFLDESNTFTRKVNPEIVKIQRVISPAGAKQLQDMILKHIEKTNSPKGKAILQDWDNYLDKFWQVVPPSEADSPKASLEENKALTSV; encoded by the coding sequence ATGGACAAGCTGGCAATGGAATCAAAAGAAGTTATAAGCAGAAATGTGTATCAGAACAACCGAGAATACGAGTCGAATACTAAACCTTTTCAAGGTCAACGTTGGTTAGTAGAAGAAAGAGATGCTTGTGGTGTAGGATTTATTGCCTATCAGGATGGTCGACAAAGTAATAAGCTAATCAAGCAAGCTCTCAAAGCTTTAGGATGTATGGAGCATCGGGGTGGATGCAGTGCCGATCGCGATTCGGGAGATGGCGCAGGGATTATGACATCATTACCCCAGAAACTATTTGCTACTTGGTTTGCTGAGAATAGCATTTCTCAACCACAGTCAGAAGCTTGGGGAGTAGGCATGATATTCTTGCCACAAGCTGAAGAACAGGCTGAAGAGGCTAAAAAATTTGTTGAAAAAATAGTAGAAGCTGAAAACCTAACAGTCTTGGGTTGGCGAGAAGTTCCTGTCAGCCCAGAAGTCTTAGGTGAACAAGCAAAAGCTTATCAACCTCATATTGAGCAAATTGTTGTTACCTCTCCTGAAAACTTAGCGGGAGATGATTTAGAGCGCAAGCTATATGTAGCGCGATCGCGAGTTGGTAAGCAGTTATCAGATGACTTTTATATTTGCTCTTTTTCTTGTCGAACAATTGTTTATAAAGGAATGGTGCGTTCGGTTGTTCTGAGAGAGTTCTATCAAGATTTAGCTAACCCTGATTATGAAAGCAGTTTCGCTGTTTATCATCGTCGTTTTAGTACTAATACGATGCCGAAATGGCCCTTTGCACAGCCAATGAGAATCTTGGGTCACAATGGCGAAATTAATACTCTGTTAGGCAATATCAACTGGATGTCCAACAGAGAGAAAGAATTAGTTGCCAATTTTAGTGAAGCATCTTTACCTAATTGGAATCAAGCTGAGATTAAAAGTTTGACACCCATTGTTAACAATGACAATAGTGATTCCTATAATTTAGATAGTGCTATGGAGCTATTGGTGCGGAGTGGTCGCAGTATTCCCGAAGCAGCAATGATTTTAGTTCCAGAGGCCTATAAAAATCAACCTTCCCTACAAGAATATCCCGAAATAGTTGATTTTTACGAATATCATAGTGGTCAGCAAGAGCCTTGGGATGGTCCTGCATTGTTAGTTTTTAGTGATGGTAAGACCGTTGGTGCCACCTTAGACCGTAATGGTTTACGTCCTGCTCGCTACAGTATTACTAAGGATGGTTATGTAGTAGTAGGTTCGGAAACAGGAGTGGTCGATTTACCAGATACGGAAGTAATCGAAAAAGGTAGATTGGGTCCAGGTCAAACTATTGTGGTGGATCTCCAGAGCAAAGAAATATTACGCAATTGGGAAGTTAAACAGCGCATTGCTCAAGTAAAACCCTATGGAAAATGGATCGAGCAATATCGTCAATCTCTTGAATCTCAGGAGTTTGGTACAGCCAATCTGATTACTGAAGCAGAATTACTACAACAACAAACTGCTTTTGGCTATACTGCCGAAGATGTGGAATTGATCATTCAGTCGATGGCTATCAACGGTAAGGAGCCAACGTTCTGTATGGGAGATGATATTCCCCTGGCAGTGCTGTCTAATAAGCCGCGACTGCTATATGACTATTTCAAACAGAGATTTGCTCAGGTAACAAATCCAGCGATCGATCCTTTAAGAGAAAAGTTGGTCATGTCCTTGTCCATGCAGCTGGGTTCTAAGGGTAATATCCTTAACTTACAACCTGAAGATGCCAGATTACTAAAATTAGAATCTCCAATCTTAAACGATGAAGAATTAGCCAGTATTCAAACTTCTAGCTTTAAGACCCAAAAGCTGTCTACCTTATATAAAATTGCTACTGGACCAAATGGTTTAAAAGATGCAGTAGCCCAGTTATGTGAAAAAGCGACAGCCGCAATACAAGCTGGAGTAGAAATCATTATTTTGTCTGACCACCCAGGAACACAAAATATCGGAGCAGAATATAGTTATATTCCTCCTTTACTAGCGGTTGGCGCAGTTCATCATCATCTAACCCGTCAAGGATTACGTTTAAGAGCTTCTTTGGTAATAGACACAGCTCAATGCTGGAGTACTCATCACTTTGCTTGCTTAATTGGTTATGGTGCTTCGGCAGTTTGTCCCTATTTAGCCTTAGAAAGTGTGCGTCAGTGGTGGAATAATCCTAAGACGCAGAATTTAATGCAAAATGAGCGTATTGAATTTGTTAGTTTAGACCAAGCACAAAAGAATTATCGTAAGTCCATTGAAGCAGGATTACTGAAAATCCTCTCCAAAATGGGAATTTCTTTGCTTTCTTCTTATCATGGCGCACAAATTTTTGAAGCACTAGGCTTAGGAGTTGATTTAGTTGATTTAGCTTTTGCTGGCACAACTTCTCGTTTAGGTGGTCTGACTGTTGCCGAGTTGGCTCAAGAAGTTATTGCTATTCATCAGAGAGCTTTTCCTGAACTTCAAGGGAAAAAGCTAGAAAATTACGGTTTTGTTAAATATAAAAAAGGCGGAGAATATCATATGAATTCTCCTGAAATGTCGAAAGCATTGCATAAAGCAGTTGCCAGTAAGCAGTATGACCATTACGAACTTTATAAACGGCAGTTGCAGGGAAGACCAGCTACAGCCTTACGAGATTTATTGGATTTTAAACCAGATCGTCAATCTATTCCCCTAGAAGAAGTGGAGTTAGTGACCAGTATTGTCAAACGTTTCTGTACTGGAGGGATGTCTCTTGGTTCTTTATCACGGGAAGCTCATGAGACTCTAGCGATCGCCATGAATCGGATTGGTGGCAAGTCCAACTCTGGAGAAGGGGGGGAAGACTCAACTCGCTTCCAGATTTTAGATGATGTAGATTCTGAGGGTAAGTCCCCAACTCTACCTCATCTCAATGGTTTGCAAAATGGTGATACTGCTAGTTCAGCCATTAAACAAGTAGCATCAGGACGGTTTGGGGTGACTCCAGAGTATCTGATGAGTGCCAAACAACTGGAAATTAAATTAGCTCAAGGAGCAAAGCCAGGGGAGGGAGGACAGTTACCAGGGAAAAAAGTCAGTCCTTATATTGCTTCTTTGCGTCGTTCTAAACCAGGAGTAACTCTAATTTCTCCTCCTCCACACCACGATATTTACTCCATCGAAGATTTAGCTCAGTTAATATTTGATCTGCATCAAATTAACCCGACAGCTAAAGTTTCCGTCAAACTAGTTGCCGAAATCGGTATCGGTACAATTGCCGCTGGTGTAGCTAAAGCTAATTCTGATGTGATCCAAATTTCTGGTCATGACGGTGGAACTGGTGCATCGCCTCTTAGTTCCATCAAACACGCAGGAGTTCCTTGGGAACTGGGATTAACTGAGGTACATCGAGTATTGCTAGAGAATCAACTGCGCGATCGCGTTCTCTTGCGAGCTGATGGAGGCTTAAAAACAGGCTGGGATGTCATTATGGCTGCTCTTATGGGAGCAGAAGAATACGGCTTTGGTTCAATAGCCATGATTGCCGAAGGCTGTATTATGGCAAGAGTTTGTCATCTGAATACTTGCCCTGTGGGAGTAGCAACTCAACAACAACACCTTAGAGACCGTTTTAAAGGTGTGCCGGAACACGTAGTTAACTTTTTCTACTTTGTTGCCGAGGAAGTACGCTCGCTGTTAGCTAAATTGGGTTATCGTAAGCTCGAAGAGATCATTGGTAGGACTGATTTACTGAGACAAAACCCCGAGGCTTCAATAGCCAAAACCGAGGGGTTAGATTTGAGTTGTTTAATTGACCTACCCAATGTCAAGGCAGATCGTAGCTGGTTACAACATGGTGATGTCCATACTAACGGAGCTGTCTTAGATGACGAATTACTAGCCGATCCAGCAATTACTAAAGCGATCGCTAATCAAACTAAAGTTAGCAAAGATGTAACTATTATTAATACCGATCGCAGTGTGGGAGCAAGAATTTCTGGAGCGATCGCCACTAAATATGGCAATAGTGGTTTTGCAGGAGAAATTAAGCTTAAATTCCAAGGTGCTGCTGGTCAAAGCTTTGCTGCGTTCAACCTTCCGGGAATGAAGATGATTCTCAGAGGAGAAGCTAATGATTATGTAGGCAAGGGAATGCACGGTGGAGAAATTATTATTACTCCTGCAAAAGGCTCAACCTACGATTTTGCTAGTAACGTAATTATTGGTAATACCTGTCTGTATGGTGCCACTGGTGGAACACTCTATGCCAATGGTCGTGCTGGAGAGAGATTTGCAGTACGAAACTCTATGGGCAAAGCCGTCATCGAGGGAGCTGGCGATCACTGTTGTGAATATATGACAGGTGGGGTTGTAGTAGTTTTAGGTGAAGTAGGACGCAATGTCGGAGCAGGAATGACAGGAGGATTAGGTTACTTCCTCGATGAAAGTAATACCTTTACGAGAAAAGTTAATCCTGAAATTGTCAAGATTCAACGAGTTATTTCTCCCGCAGGAGCAAAACAACTGCAAGACATGATCTTGAAACACATCGAGAAAACTAATAGTCCTAAAGGAAAAGCAATTCTGCAAGATTGGGACAATTATCTAGATAAATTTTGGCAGGTAGTACCACCATCAGAAGCTGATAGCCCAAAAGCAAGTCTAGAAGAAAATAAAGCTCTTACTTCGGTATAG